The Cynocephalus volans isolate mCynVol1 chromosome 12, mCynVol1.pri, whole genome shotgun sequence sequence CTTCTCTGGCCACCCCGCTGCTGCCAGTACAGTGGAGTGGGGCAGTAAGCTGCCAGCAACTGCTAGATGGGATTGTTGTTGTTATCTGTCAGTTTATCTTTGTACCTCTAGCACATTCTTGGCAAAGTAAAGATTTTCATAATGTGTCAAATGACATGTATATACAATCATTCATTCAGTATTGCAAAAGATtggaaaaaatctaaattatGTGATTTAATTCCATAAATTTTGACATTTCAATGTGGAATGCTAGCCAGTGATAACAAAGAATTaagaaactttttattaaatatgaaaatacccCAAGATATGTTTTTAAGTACAAAAAAAGCAATATGCAGATCTGTGTTATATTGTTATCATTTGGAGGGGAAATAAAGGAGAGAATAATGTACCTTAATATTTGTGCCTAATTTACCCAATACTTGCTTATATATGCATAAAAGATTTCTAGcaacaaataaactaaaaaatttagCATGTAGTTTCTAGTTGGAGAACAAGAACTGGCAGATAGAAGATGGGGTGGAAGGATAACTTTCGTGCtatattttttgttcttaaatattttaaaccaagTCCCTCCCATGATTAAACAACTCTGTTTTATTTaagtttattattaatattatcattatcatgatttttttttataaccagCATTTTATGAATGTAAGAAGGGACCCTGGAAAGTTTTAACTAGAAAAACCTAATAGAAAACAATTAAGGGAAGAGCTATTAAGATGCAATTGCCAAAAAACATACTTCATAATTTTTTGAGAAGTTGGTAGACCCACTTAAATTTCGAATAGTAGTCTGTTTTCCCATGGTCCACCTCTCTGGTTTTATAGCTTATATGGCCCAAGGTCCTAAAGATGTCTGAAAActggaagatttttttcctcaacaGCAGGTTCTACATACAGTTGGTTGTATGAATGGAAGAAACCAGTGCTTCTAGACTTCTAAGTACTTAGTTCAGACTTTCCAAATCTTCTGGCAAGATCAGTTAAGATACAGAATGTGTAAATCCTCCTCATAGGCCAGTCTGTTTGCAAGACATAGAGCTCACAGAAATGAATAGAGGAGAATGAAGAAAACCTTTGAAGACTGACAACACAACACAAGACACCATGTCCAGTAAGACTCACAGCTTTATTTCTgctaggaaagaaaggaggaaaaacaatcattttttaaaaaaacaaaagatttaaacaatTTCTTTGCTTTGTCTAAAAAAGTCCCCAGAAGAATGAGACAACTCTGGGTTAGAGTAGGCTCTTTCCAAGCATACtgcatttctaaattttaatgtaattacaaAAGCCCTCTGCATAATCCCAAGGAAGCCTGGTTAATAGATGCCATACTCGCCAAAGCCATAAACAACAGATTCCTAAGAAATTGCTCTGGTTCCCCttagactgaaagaaaaaaaatctaaaaaacatTAACTTGCATAGCCATTCAAATTATTGCtgttttttataaaatcattatAGGTAATTCTGTAGtaacttcctcctttcccctcacTACAAAACTCAGGACTTACTAGCAAAATTATGGGCTACTTTCCAAATGAAGTTTTAGGGAGGGTTCACAAGCACATCTATAGAGCCTAGGAATTTGcatgaaaggaagggagagataaattaaataaataatatctaaTAAATAACCCTAACAACATTTATTATCCACAAACTTAAATTCCAGAAAATGCTAGCTTCAAGGATAGATCCTCCCACAGCCGCTCATAAAGGTAGGTGGCAGTATATACTCAGAAAGCACATAGGatggttttataaataattttacttgTCTATTTCCTCTAGGGCAGATCATGATGAGAGGAAACATTTCGGTGGCTGGTGGGGTTTAAGATCTCTCTGCAAGGCAACTTTCAAGTGGATCTACAGACCAAGGGTGCAAAATACAGCAGGGTAAGTGCTGCaagcaaaatggaaagaaaataacttagactgtaaagagataataaataagaggaataaaaagacaagatACACACATCATTTGGTAGATTTTTTGGAGATAGCTGAGCTGTAGAAAATGGCatgctgggccgagcccatggcgcactcgggagagtgcagcactgggagcgcagcaacgctcccgccgcgggtttggctctatataggaatggccggtgcactcactggctgagtacctgtcatgaaaaagacaaaaaaaaaaaaagaaaacggcTTGCTAATCTGTGTCATCGGTTTATTTGTTGGCCCTATTGGCATACTCTTCATCCTAATCTTATCCTCTCTGGCAGAGAAGTAGGACCTGATCCACTATCAAATAAGCCATTTAGGCTCTTGATTTAACTTAAATCATTGTCCCAGAAGATTGAACAGGATAGTAAAGTTTCTGAGATCTCAACTCtggaaaaagataaattcaaCAAAGTTAGTGCTAATACAAAGGAAAAAGTAGTtacatgaggaaaaaaatatcctGCAAATTGAGTTAACCTTGTCATGAAGACAGATTGATAAAAGCATTCATTGACCTTGGATTTCATTTCTGCATCCCTAAGTCTGGCTGCTTGAAATGTGATCAAAATACGCAACAACATATTATAACTTAGAATTAGAAAGAGGTAACAATTGGTGGTCGGAGAGATAAGAAATTGCATACATGTTGGAAAAATTCAAGCTCAGTCTATAAATTGATTGGTGCTGGTGCTTCTGGAAAAATATGATATGGGTGTGGACAGAGGTCAGTGGTTTTAACCATGTTTACTTTAACCAAATAAAATCATCTTGCTAAAGAAAATCCAGTGGTTTTCCGATGGGCAAATGTAAGCCAGAGAGAGACTAAAAACTATGATAGTGTGTAGCCAATAGCTATTTTATTGCTCTTTAATATAAACCTGGGTTTTGTGCTGATTCCAATAGCAGCACCTGAGCTTTATCAGAATTTCCAAGGCCCTCTAGTCATGGAGGCCATGAAGTGGTCTGGATGACTCCTCCACGTTCCAGTGGTCAGAGGAGTCTGAGGTTTCACTGACTTGCTTGCCCTACCTCTAGTACTTAgaaaagtgcttttaaaatattatcaagaaTAAAGTTGGCAGGAAGCCTCTATTATGGTTCTCAAATGACTAGGGAAGATATATTCAACTTTCAGTTCCAGAGTAAACAGAGCCAATCTCTTAAAGAACATGCTCTGTTATTCACAGTGACAACCAAGTTAGTACTTTAGCCCCTGGAAGCTATTTTTACATAGATGCAAAGTCCTGTCTTAAGTTCAAACACACTTTGCATTCTGTCAGCCAAGTGACAGGCACCTTGTGCTGCCTTTGGCAATTCCACTTGATCATTCTATGCGTAGTGTCCATTTCCTGCTATTGCTCTATTCTCTgagtttcaagaaatttataaGAGTGATCACCAAAGTTACAGAATTTCAGAACTATGAAGGACTTTAGAAATCATCTAGACTTAACACAATTGCTTCATATTACCAGTAACTAAACAAAGGCCAGAAATGGAAAGTCAATGAGTGTTTGGCACCACTGGAATATGTCCCAGGTCTTCTGTTCTATTTCCACATGATTTTAAGCCATCAAATAATTTCACTTGAGGACCCTAAATAAAGAAATCAACACGACATGAGAAGTTGATGAGAAAAAAGGGTGACAGATGTGGGCAGGCCTATTGATATCTATTGATAGGGTTCCCTTAACATCATTGAATTTTCACCTCAACCCACTTGAATTATGTAAGATGTCCCCACATCATTCTCTGAAATGCTGTTCTTACTGCCCTAATCAGTGAAGATTGTATTGAGTTGGGTCCCAATACCATGGTGGGGGTAGGAATCATAAGACATGTCTATGGGAACATCATAGTGGGGGGTACCAGCCTGAAAGGGAGTTGAATGCACATGCCCTGAGCTTAGACTTGCAGAGGGGTAATGTGGCATGAAGCTATAGGATTTTTCCAGGTCAGGAGAGCCATCTTGCTTCAAGGAGAAGTTCCCACTGATGCTCAGGGGTGGAGTGAGTGGGCCCTCATAAGGGGGTGTACTACAGTCAGGTGGGTGACTCCCAAAGGATGATTCTCCCAAACTCTTGAATACTTGGGGCTTGAGATGAAGAAGATGTGTTTCCATATGGCCATACGGAGGGCTGGGGAGCCCTGGTGACTGATAGTTGAAGTTGTGGACAGAGATAGCAGAGTCACAAATAGAAGATTTTTCTTCATGCTTCTCCGGGAGGACAGACTGAGGACCAAGTTGAAGGCATCCAGCCACCAGGTTACTTGTAGGCTGAGAGAGCCCTTTACAGAGCATCTCCACAAAGCCCTTCCCTTCTGGTGTCTGGCCAGTCTCCAGGACTTCAGACAAAGCCCAAATATAGTTCCTGGCCAGTCTAAGAGTCTCTATCTTGGAAAGCTTTTGGGTTTTAGAGTAACATGGCATGACTCTCCTCAGGTTATCCAGGGCATCATTCAGGCCATGCATCCTGGTCCGTTCTCTTGCATTGGCCTTGACTCTTCGAGCCCTGAATCTCTCAAGGCGAGCTTTGgtcatcttctttttcttgggACCCCTTCTCTTAGGTTTCTCGCcatcatcttcctcctcttcatcctctTCAATACTGTCATGCTCTTCAGTTAAGCTGCCAAGCATCCCATAAGCACTtggtcttctctcctcctccttcatctCACTTTGAGAGCCCAGACCTTTGTCCATCCAGGATGGCGCATTGACCAGCTCCACCATCTCCTTGGATTTCACATAGGTTTTCGCCATTTCCAGATTCTGTAAAAGGGAAACAGCAAAGGTTAATTTCTGTGAACTCCTGTTTAGATTTAAAACTAaactttctttttatactttggATATAGGACACACAGTTTGCATTGGGATTCAACTTATAATTATCTTCTGCAAGGCTTCCATTCCAAATGACTAATCCAAGACtcaaagaaatgcccaggacaCTCACTAGCTATGGCATATTATAAGAAAATcagtaatagaaaaagaagatTGACTTGATTATTCATTGCAGTGTTAGTGCCTAACTCTTTTTATTCTCAGGGTTTTTTTAATCTCAtgtatatttcaaagaaaaataactggTGTACCCAGTCCaaacatatttttccttctttccagagTTTATAACATAAAGGGAAATAGACAACATGGGCATATAAATTATTGTCCACATAGAAAAATTTCTGAAAGTAAAAGAGGATGccaaaataattattattgtataatatctatataataattattatcacaAATTAAAAAGCATATCAAACAGCTGCAccataaaataagttaaaactaTAGCAAAATCATTTAGACTACCTATGTTCCACAAAGGACTGTTAAGCCTCTGTTTAGAGGCATTTAACATACATCTAACTGATAATATCCCATGTTTCTCACTGGCACTGCCAACTGGCGGCTTCAAACGTCTCCTAGGAAATGGCCATCACACAACTTGCTGCTGCACCATAAAGCCATCAGACATTTCTCTCACCATCACCAGAAgagcattttgtttttcagtaagCACCTTGTGTTCTGTCTAATGTTAGTGGTGTTAGAGATGTAAGTGACATGGTGTCTTGAAAGGATCAGGAAAAGAAAGTAGGATTATCACAGATCATCTTTCAGACTTGCCCATGTGTTAAAGTGAAAACTCTTTTCATTGCATATGCATCTCACACCATCAGACATGACCATGGCAACAGCTAGAAGTACAAGCTAGTGGTCTACCAAACCCATCCAAGATTATTTTAGTGCAGCTActataatactttatttaaaatgaaacatcTGGAACAAATGCGAAACTAAAAAGAACATAGTGACTACAGACATAAATGAAGACTATTTCAGGAAAACACAGAAATAGCCTGACTACTTTTATTCACTTGCCTAATAGATGCTGTTTAATCAGAATTTTCTATGCAAACTTTGCtatttgaaaactatttaaaaaccaGAGTGACTGGTGGTTTAGTAAACATTTTGCATCCaattctggaagagtttgagttattttgaaatttcttggGCAATTGGAAGGTATACAGTTTACAAAATAGAAGTATCTGAAAAGTTTCATTGGGGCATCCCAGTTTGCCACCTATTCTTTGAAACATTAAACCCTGCATTACCTTTGATTATGAGACAGAGGAGaacatgataaatgtttgtgttttttaaattttatctttgaagCTTGAGCCTCAAATCAATGAATGTAAGGATTAGtacatagcttttaaaaatataaatatatgatttgaTTTGTTTCTGGTAATTGGAGCTTGTTTTCCTTGTAACCCCATTTACCTCCTATAAATAATTAATGTTACTGCTCTGCGAAAACAGCCTAGGTTTCATGTTAATCAGCATGGAAATCATGTCAGCTTGACTTACTCACTTAATAAGGCTTCCTGGGTAAGCAGCTTTATTGAAAACACACATTGGAACTTATTGGTCAACTGGCTGCCCAGGCCAAGTCAGAAAATCCCACTTTTAATATGGATGATGGAGCTTGTGTGCTGAGCTGCACTTCTAACTCAGGCAGATATCCAGAGGGAGGATGAAGGACCTAATTAACTTTCTGCTAAAGTAACACAGATCTTCCAGAGGCAGGTGCACTCTGAAGTCAAAGAGAAGGGGATGGGCTTGGGAAACCTAATGCTCCCCGTGTAATTATGGTAACATTTGTGCAGCATTTTAAAGTTTACAGAGCACCTTTGCATCCATTACTTTATATGTTCTTTGTATCTCTTTGAGGGAGATAGAGATTGTTATGCTCATTTTATAATCATGGTCACTGTGGGTAAGGCATACGGCTGGTAGAGCAGGACATAAAGTTCTTCTGATTCCAAATCCtaggttttatgttttttctcctttcttcttccatcacagctacaggaagaaagaaaagtactttGACTTCAGGAGATGTAGATGAATAGTAGTAAGTCAGCAGGAGTGACCGTCTTCCAAAGGGACGCTAGTTTAGATATTCTCTGAGGTGCCTGTTAACTTTCATATTTCGGGACTCCTTCCTCTTCCAatgattttcttattgttttcatccatttattcacccACATTCTCTTCTTCAtccttctccatttcctcctcctcttctttctctcctctttattatcatcattatcactgGGTCATACTTACATgcatggagaaaagaaaaggaagaaaaagaaggaaggtgtAGGAGAGGAGCGATTCCTATATTGCCTCTGGATTCGAGTGCTATCCCAGCCTGGGTATTTGGCCCTTGTCACCTGTCCTATCTCTTGTACATCTGGACTCTTGCCAAGATGCATCAATACTCACCCCCATCAAGAAGTGGGACTGGAAGAATAGAATAGACCACACTTTGCCTTGAACATGTTTGATGGTTTCTGTAATAGTCAAGGagctatttttaaatcagattgtcAGTAGATATAAATGAAGAACCAACTGGCTTTggccaaaacaataaaaaggcaaCCAGTTTTCACCATTATTCTCTTACTAACCATGGGAAGAACATAGATGGCTCCAGTTTAACTTCTTCTGTTCCCATAGGTACTGGTCTGTTCACTGTGAGAGTATCCCATGAGCATTAGCATGGCTTCAAAAGAATGGGAGCTGGAATAACACGGATGTGGGCTCGTCCCAGTTCTTCTAATTCCTGACTGTTGGTCGCAAACACATTACACGagctctcttttctttcatttcccctTTTATAAAATAAGGGTAAGCTATATTTTACATGATTCTTGTAAGAcgaataaaaatatgagaaagaattTTGTAACTTTAAACGCTGTAAAACGTTATCCATATattcattttgggttttttcttgggttttcttatCTAAACTAGCCACATACGTGtttgtttattcaaaaataaaagttgtttctCATAggtagataaagaaaatagactACTAATAGAGTACCTCTTATTATGTGCATGTTATCTCCTCTGATTAGCTCAGAAGATTATCTGACAATTGCCCAGTAGCCTGCCCTTTTTCCTAATGGTGGCCAGACAGCACGGATTCTAGAGTCAGACTACCTGGGTCAAAATTCAGCTTCACTACTTACTAAatatgtgaccttaggcaagtttcATAACCTTTATCGGCCCcatctcctcttctttaaaatggcAACAATAATAGTCCTACTTCGTAAGATTATTGTGAGTATAAAATGggttaatatatttaaagcacttTCAATGGTGCCAGACATCATAAATTTCATGTAAgtgttaggtattattatttctaaactTCACCCTGAGCCTTTCTGGCTACTTGGACAAGAATAGGTATAATTATTACCTGTGCTTAATATTAATTTCATATCAACAAAAGCCAATGGCTCCATTCAACACCCATTTCAAAAACTCCCTAATGCCCCTACTCCCTTCAACCTCCTAATGAAACTAAGTCTCAAAGGCCCGGTTCTGCTGCAAGGGGTGAGGAAACCGAACTTATCAGCTGTCTCCACTGGATTAACTAGAACTCTTACTTCATATTCAAGAAGCAAGTTATCTTTCTAATTTTCATTCTGTTCTATAATTGGGAGAAAACTGTTGGTTGGACACTCCTACTCGGTCACATAAATTTTCAGTTTCACGAAGCTTCCGGTGGAATACAGACAACCTTTGGCACGCAGCTATTTTTACCTTTGATAAAACATTGCAAATACGACTTTCCCACCAAAACCAAATGGCTGCGCTCTGAGGAGAAAATGAAGTGTCTCTCAAATAGAAGTAAAAGCCAAGACTCCTCTaagaaaaaacgaacaaacagaaaactttaTCTGACCTTTTTCCACCTAAATATGTTCAAGGCATCAAAAAGGTTATCAGGGGGCAAAAAAAGGACAAGCACCCAGTTTTAGATTTGAGTATTGCAAATGTATGTGGTGCAGTTCCGAGTGTCATTAAGAAAACCAACTGGGTTCTCTCCAGAACAGGCACCTGAATCTAATGTGACTTTTGGCCTGTTAAGGAACCATCTCAGAGGTGTGCTGAAAGAAGCATGAAACTAAGACCGTCTTCCATCATTCACTTATTAAGCAAGCACAGAAAAATTACTCtaattcttttacatttaggGCAAAACGGAAGTAGTAATTTTGCCTTTTGCACATCATTTAGAATTTTTCATGAAAAGCAAGGAGATAAGGCAAGCACAAGTGCTTCATAAAATTGTTATATAAATACAAGGGCTGACGATTGTTTTATAGAAGCTCTTCAGGAAAGTCTGTAGTGCTCTCTCACAACATATCAAGATATACAATCTTCAGGTTTCCGCAACTCCTAGAAAAGAAATTAGCTCCCAAAATATACTGGAAGCAGACTCAAATATGACAAAAATCAATGAATACTAGCTCTGGGGACAAAatccatcccctccccccacatacatacaaacacattcTGATCTTATAAATCCCACTTTAGCCTTTGATCTTGATATTTGGATTTTCATATACATCTACGCAATATATCagaattttcctctttctttggaATCCTTCAGTTAAATTTTAAGCTTAACCCATTCTTTCTAATTTAcaatatttattccattttttttgttttttaacctgcTCTGTCTAGCAAAGTGTTTGCTTAGGCAATGATTTTTCAAGGTCATTGGGCATTATTATCATGTAGAGATGTCCTGGAATTCTTCCTACACTTCTAGTAATTTTTCGTTGTGGAGAAGTTTCAACTGATGAATAAGTAAGGGGAATTCACATGCGTTTTGTGGCAGTTGGACAGTGTCTTTCCTCTTAAGAATTCTTTTGACCTACTGATCCTATGACTCTAAATACAACAGAAAGGAGACTATCCGGCCCAGTTTCTAGGGAATCTAAGGACCAGATAGACTAAATGCTTTGCTCAGAGAAGCACAGCCTTTTCACTGAAATGACAGAATACAGACCAGGGTGCTCACAAGTCTCACTACTTAGA is a genomic window containing:
- the NEUROD4 gene encoding neurogenic differentiation factor 4, which translates into the protein MAKTYVKSKEMVELVNAPSWMDKGLGSQSEMKEEERRPSAYGMLGSLTEEHDSIEEDEEEEDDGEKPKRRGPKKKKMTKARLERFRARRVKANARERTRMHGLNDALDNLRRVMPCYSKTQKLSKIETLRLARNYIWALSEVLETGQTPEGKGFVEMLCKGLSQPTSNLVAGCLQLGPQSVLPEKHEEKSSICDSAISVHNFNYQSPGLPSPPYGHMETHLLHLKPQVFKSLGESSFGSHPPDCSTPPYEGPLTPPLSISGNFSLKQDGSPDLEKSYSFMPHYPSASLSSGHVHSTPFQAGTPHYDVPIDMSYDSYPHHGIGTQLNTIFTD